Proteins encoded within one genomic window of Geotalea daltonii FRC-32:
- a CDS encoding beta-ketoacyl-ACP synthase III, translated as MIRTRITGTGSALPDKVLTNSDLEKMVDTSDEWITTRTGIKERRIAAEGEYTSTFATRAAEKALEMAGVKAEELDLIIVGTVTPDFPFPSTACVIQSNLNANNAAAFDVSAACSGFIYGLSIADRFIRTGTAKKALVIGGEVLSRILDWTDRNTCLLFGDGAGAAVVEAQEGDCGVLSTHIRSDGSYWELLYQPGCGGRNPATQKTIDEKLMFIKMHGNEVFKLAVRAMEDVARQALAANDLTTDDIDLFIPHQANRRIIDAIGKRLGVAEGKVFINLERYGNTSAASIPIALDEANRSGRLKGGDVVLLDAFGGGLTWGSALFRW; from the coding sequence ATGATTCGTACCAGGATAACCGGGACCGGTTCTGCCCTTCCCGATAAGGTGCTGACAAATTCCGACCTGGAAAAAATGGTCGATACCAGTGATGAGTGGATCACAACACGAACTGGGATCAAGGAGCGCCGCATCGCTGCCGAAGGTGAGTATACCTCCACCTTTGCCACCCGTGCTGCAGAAAAGGCCCTGGAGATGGCAGGAGTCAAGGCTGAAGAGCTGGACCTGATCATTGTCGGGACCGTTACCCCCGATTTTCCCTTTCCCTCGACTGCCTGCGTGATCCAGAGCAATCTCAATGCAAATAATGCGGCAGCCTTCGATGTTTCCGCAGCCTGTTCCGGTTTTATATACGGGCTCTCCATTGCCGACCGGTTCATCAGGACCGGCACCGCCAAAAAGGCCCTGGTCATTGGCGGTGAAGTGCTCTCCCGTATTCTGGACTGGACCGATCGCAATACCTGCCTCCTTTTCGGTGACGGAGCGGGAGCTGCCGTGGTCGAGGCACAGGAAGGAGATTGTGGTGTTCTTTCCACCCATATCCGCAGTGACGGATCCTACTGGGAACTTCTTTATCAGCCCGGTTGCGGCGGCAGAAATCCCGCCACACAGAAAACCATCGACGAAAAACTGATGTTCATCAAAATGCATGGTAACGAGGTCTTTAAACTGGCGGTGAGGGCTATGGAGGATGTGGCGCGTCAGGCACTTGCCGCAAATGACCTGACCACTGACGATATCGACCTTTTCATACCCCATCAGGCCAACCGGCGCATTATCGATGCCATCGGCAAAAGACTCGGCGTTGCCGAGGGAAAGGTTTTCATCAACCTGGAGCGCTACGGCAATACCTCGGCAGCTTCCATTCCCATAGCCCTTGATGAAGCCAACCGCTCCGGGCGTCTCAAGGGGGGGGATGTTGTCCTGCTTGACGCTTTTGGTGGCGGACTTACCTGGGGATCTGCGCTGTTTCGCTGGTAA
- the glyA gene encoding serine hydroxymethyltransferase yields MSILENFDPAVAHAIRVETERQEFNLELIASENFVSEAVMEAQGSVLTNKYAEGYPGKRYYGGCHNVDIVENLAIDRAKELFGAEHANVQPHSGSQANMAVYFTVLKPGDTVLGMNLAHGGHLTHGSPVNFSGKFFNIVPYGVTKESQTIDYAEVERLAVEHKPKMIVVGASAYPRTIDFAAFRKIADKVGAVVMVDMAHIAGLVAAGLHPSPVPHAEFVTTTTHKTLRGPRGGMILCREEFAKALNSNIFPGIQGGPLMHVIAAKAVAFKEALSPEFKQYQQQIVNNAKALAVALMKNGFKLTSGGTDNHLMLVDLSETPLTGKVAEEALDKAGITVNKNGIPFDTRSPFITSGIRIGTPAATTHGLKEPEMAQVAGFIADALANVDNDAKLAEIKGRVNTMMKQFPLYSSRLA; encoded by the coding sequence ATGTCCATACTGGAGAATTTTGATCCCGCCGTAGCACATGCCATACGAGTTGAAACTGAGCGGCAGGAGTTTAACCTGGAACTGATCGCCTCGGAAAACTTCGTTTCGGAAGCGGTCATGGAGGCTCAGGGTTCGGTCCTGACCAATAAATATGCCGAAGGATATCCCGGCAAGCGCTACTATGGCGGCTGCCATAATGTGGACATAGTGGAAAATCTGGCCATCGATCGGGCAAAGGAGCTGTTCGGCGCCGAGCATGCCAACGTGCAGCCTCACTCCGGTTCACAGGCCAACATGGCTGTTTACTTTACGGTACTTAAGCCGGGGGATACCGTGCTCGGCATGAATCTGGCCCATGGCGGCCACCTGACCCACGGCAGTCCGGTCAACTTTTCGGGGAAATTTTTCAATATTGTCCCCTATGGGGTGACCAAGGAAAGCCAGACCATTGACTACGCCGAGGTTGAAAGGCTGGCTGTTGAGCATAAACCGAAAATGATCGTTGTCGGTGCCAGCGCCTATCCGCGTACCATCGATTTTGCAGCTTTCCGCAAGATCGCCGACAAGGTGGGAGCCGTGGTCATGGTGGATATGGCCCATATCGCAGGGCTTGTCGCTGCAGGACTTCATCCGAGTCCGGTGCCCCATGCCGAATTTGTCACCACTACAACCCACAAGACTCTGCGCGGGCCCCGTGGCGGTATGATTCTCTGCCGTGAGGAATTTGCCAAGGCACTCAATTCCAACATCTTCCCGGGGATCCAAGGCGGTCCCCTGATGCATGTCATTGCCGCCAAGGCGGTGGCATTCAAGGAGGCGCTGTCTCCCGAGTTCAAGCAGTATCAGCAGCAGATAGTCAATAATGCCAAGGCACTGGCGGTAGCGCTGATGAAAAATGGATTCAAGCTCACCTCCGGCGGTACCGACAATCACCTGATGCTGGTTGATCTGTCGGAGACACCGCTGACTGGCAAGGTGGCCGAGGAAGCCCTGGACAAGGCCGGAATTACCGTCAACAAAAACGGCATCCCCTTCGATACCCGTTCTCCTTTTATTACCTCCGGTATCAGGATCGGTACCCCTGCTGCCACTACCCATGGCCTGAAGGAACCGGAGATGGCGCAGGTGGCAGGTTTTATCGCCGATGCACTGGCCAATGTTGACAATGATGCTAAGCTGGCTGAAATAAAGGGACGGGTAAATACCATGATGAAGCAGTTTCCCCTGTATTCCAGCAGACTCGCCTGA
- the rpiB gene encoding ribose 5-phosphate isomerase B, with product MIALGSDHGGLALKVEIKKLLLERGIPFEDCGTDNGDSVDYPDFGEKVARKVSKGEVEKGILVCGTGIGMSIVANKFPHVRAAIVTDSFMARMAKEHNNANILVLGGRVLDNDGAREMVSTWLDAAFEGGRHQGRLDKIALIEKELYK from the coding sequence ATGATAGCACTGGGTAGTGATCACGGCGGACTTGCACTCAAGGTTGAAATCAAGAAGCTTTTGCTGGAGCGTGGCATTCCTTTCGAAGACTGCGGGACCGATAACGGTGATTCCGTGGATTATCCCGACTTTGGCGAAAAAGTTGCGAGGAAGGTATCCAAGGGTGAGGTGGAGAAGGGAATTCTTGTCTGTGGCACCGGTATCGGCATGTCCATTGTTGCCAACAAATTTCCCCATGTCAGGGCTGCCATTGTTACCGACAGCTTTATGGCCCGCATGGCCAAGGAGCACAACAACGCCAACATTCTCGTTCTTGGAGGCAGAGTTCTTGATAACGATGGAGCAAGAGAAATGGTATCTACCTGGCTCGATGCCGCCTTCGAGGGGGGCCGTCACCAGGGAAGGCTTGACAAGATTGCACTGATTGAAAAAGAACTCTACAAGTAG
- the acpP gene encoding acyl carrier protein translates to MSSIDKRIKEIVAEQLGVDEAQVTNEASFMDDLGADSLDTVELVMALEEEFDIEISDEDAEKIQSVQDAIDYITDHT, encoded by the coding sequence ATGTCGTCAATCGATAAACGTATCAAAGAAATAGTTGCTGAGCAGCTGGGTGTGGATGAGGCTCAGGTAACCAACGAAGCTTCTTTTATGGATGATCTGGGAGCCGACTCCCTTGATACTGTCGAGCTGGTTATGGCTCTTGAGGAAGAATTCGACATTGAGATCTCCGACGAAGACGCCGAAAAGATCCAGTCTGTTCAGGACGCCATCGATTATATCACTGATCACACCTAA
- a CDS encoding carbohydrate-binding protein produces MKNRRLLILVISLCLILDISCSIAADKKNAKKSAFITHGEFVTDLVTAMGWDAGLPLKPREKDYLAILSGKRFFKFEAEKYYAAQTDNVSVRNYALLGPFSGSGWVSGIASPTTAHFKVLLPIGGIYSLTVAAKGDGQKWQVGGKEFTVSTGSKIAEAKVADISLNAGFQEINVVLPPDGAVDYFILDAPTLRAIAPIDGWETKSVFNHGDLAEVTVALLGLESNLPDDGKPIVFPVADVAELPVSAKITTVDYLGKPLAPKWVRADYRGAQLEVPFTVDKDGAYRIRVRALGDTISAEVDSDKVKGNGKPYLEWVDLGLFRLDQGSHKLLINLKTNQGVDVVEIAGKKSSPAEYMAVSAIKGEPDAPVKRTDLDKILASLVDRFKERK; encoded by the coding sequence ATGAAAAATCGCAGGCTTCTCATTCTCGTTATTAGTCTTTGCCTGATTCTCGACATCTCCTGCAGCATTGCTGCAGACAAAAAAAATGCTAAAAAGAGCGCGTTCATTACCCATGGTGAATTTGTCACCGATCTTGTTACAGCGATGGGATGGGACGCAGGTTTGCCCCTTAAGCCCAGGGAAAAGGATTACCTGGCCATCCTGTCTGGAAAGAGGTTCTTCAAGTTTGAAGCGGAAAAGTACTATGCAGCCCAAACCGACAATGTATCTGTCCGCAACTATGCCCTGTTAGGCCCTTTTTCCGGGAGCGGATGGGTGAGTGGTATTGCCTCGCCGACTACCGCTCATTTCAAGGTCTTGCTTCCCATTGGCGGCATTTATTCTCTAACCGTTGCAGCCAAAGGGGACGGCCAGAAATGGCAGGTAGGCGGCAAGGAGTTCACGGTCAGTACCGGCTCAAAAATCGCCGAGGCAAAGGTTGCCGACATTTCGCTGAATGCAGGCTTCCAGGAGATCAATGTAGTTCTTCCTCCCGACGGTGCTGTCGATTATTTTATCCTCGATGCTCCGACACTGCGAGCCATTGCTCCCATTGACGGCTGGGAGACCAAATCCGTCTTCAATCATGGGGACCTGGCAGAGGTTACAGTTGCCTTGCTCGGCCTTGAGAGCAACCTGCCCGACGACGGCAAGCCCATCGTTTTCCCTGTAGCTGATGTGGCAGAGCTGCCAGTATCGGCCAAGATCACCACCGTCGATTATCTTGGCAAACCGCTGGCCCCCAAATGGGTGCGTGCCGATTATCGCGGAGCCCAGCTGGAAGTGCCCTTCACTGTGGATAAGGATGGCGCCTACAGAATAAGGGTAAGAGCTCTTGGAGATACCATTTCTGCCGAGGTGGATTCCGACAAGGTAAAAGGAAACGGCAAGCCCTATCTGGAATGGGTAGACCTGGGACTTTTCCGTCTCGACCAAGGCAGTCACAAGTTGCTGATAAACCTGAAAACCAACCAGGGAGTGGATGTGGTCGAAATAGCCGGGAAAAAATCTTCACCGGCTGAGTACATGGCAGTATCCGCCATAAAGGGCGAACCTGATGCTCCTGTAAAGAGGACTGACCTGGATAAAATCCTTGCTTCTCTGGTGGACCGTTTCAAGGAGAGAAAATAA
- the fabF gene encoding beta-ketoacyl-ACP synthase II, which produces MRRVVVTGVGVVSPLGTGNKANWDALTTGKSGIARITRFDPSDLPVQIAGEVKDFVAEDFIDKKEIKKMDNFIQYALGAAHYAMEDSGLKITEENAERVGVLVGAGLGGLPTIERYHSALLEGGYKKISPFFIPMLIINLAPGHISIKYGAKGPNISSVSACATGTHSIGDAYHMIKRGDADAMIAGGTESTVTPLGIGGFAVMKALSTCNDDPSAASRPFDKERDGFVLAEGAGIVVLEEYESAKRRGAKIYAEVAGYGMSGDAFHLTQPAPDGEGAARCIKMALATAGVKPEEVDYINAHGTSTHFNDLYETMAIKRIFGDHAKKLMVSSTKSMTGHLLGAAGGIEAVFTAMAMDKGVVPPTINYKTPDPECDLDYVPNTARDASIRCALSNSFGFGGTNASLLFRKI; this is translated from the coding sequence ATGAGAAGAGTTGTTGTAACGGGAGTTGGTGTCGTCTCTCCGCTGGGCACCGGCAACAAGGCCAACTGGGACGCCCTGACCACCGGAAAGTCGGGCATTGCACGTATTACGCGCTTTGACCCCTCCGATTTGCCTGTCCAGATAGCTGGTGAAGTTAAGGATTTCGTTGCCGAGGATTTCATCGACAAAAAAGAAATCAAGAAGATGGACAACTTTATCCAGTATGCCTTGGGCGCCGCCCATTATGCCATGGAAGACTCAGGGCTGAAGATAACCGAAGAAAATGCTGAAAGGGTGGGCGTTCTTGTGGGAGCTGGCCTTGGCGGCTTGCCTACTATAGAGAGATACCACTCGGCTCTTCTGGAAGGCGGATACAAAAAGATATCCCCTTTCTTCATCCCCATGCTGATCATAAACCTTGCTCCCGGCCACATATCCATCAAGTACGGTGCCAAGGGCCCCAATATTTCATCGGTTTCAGCCTGTGCCACCGGCACCCATTCAATTGGCGATGCATATCACATGATAAAGCGTGGTGATGCCGATGCCATGATCGCCGGCGGTACGGAATCTACCGTGACCCCTCTTGGTATTGGCGGCTTTGCTGTAATGAAGGCATTATCGACCTGCAATGATGATCCTTCTGCAGCGTCGAGACCTTTTGATAAGGAACGTGACGGTTTTGTTCTTGCTGAGGGCGCTGGTATTGTTGTCCTGGAGGAATATGAGTCGGCAAAGCGTCGTGGTGCCAAGATTTATGCCGAAGTTGCAGGATACGGCATGAGCGGAGATGCTTTTCATCTTACCCAGCCTGCCCCTGACGGCGAGGGTGCTGCCCGCTGCATAAAGATGGCTTTGGCGACCGCAGGTGTGAAGCCTGAGGAGGTCGATTACATCAATGCCCATGGTACTTCGACCCATTTTAACGACCTCTACGAAACAATGGCGATCAAACGCATTTTCGGTGACCATGCAAAAAAATTGATGGTATCTTCCACAAAATCCATGACGGGCCACCTCCTTGGTGCAGCTGGTGGCATTGAAGCTGTCTTTACCGCCATGGCCATGGACAAGGGAGTTGTTCCCCCGACCATCAATTACAAAACGCCCGATCCCGAATGCGATCTCGATTACGTTCCCAACACTGCCCGTGACGCTTCCATTCGTTGTGCCCTGAGCAATTCCTTCGGCTTCGGCGGCACTAACGCCTCACTGCTTTTCAGAAAGATTTAG
- the fabG gene encoding 3-oxoacyl-[acyl-carrier-protein] reductase, with translation MSLNGRVAIVTGASRGIGKAVALKLAADGADLVVTATSLETAQATADEITSAGGNALAVKADVSVTAEVEGLFAAAVKKFGRIDILVNNAGITRDGLLLRMKDDDWNAVLDINLKGAFNCTREAAKYMTKARYGRIVNISSVVGEMGNAGQVNYCASKAGMFGLTKATARELAKRNITVNAVAPGFIETDMTGTLSDKVRENLLQQVPLERLGQPEDIAAAVSFLVSTQASYITGHILSVNGGMYM, from the coding sequence ATGAGTCTTAACGGCAGAGTGGCTATCGTTACCGGTGCTTCGCGGGGCATAGGCAAGGCAGTGGCTTTGAAACTGGCTGCCGATGGCGCCGATCTTGTGGTTACCGCCACCTCCCTTGAGACCGCCCAGGCCACAGCTGACGAAATCACCAGCGCAGGGGGCAATGCTCTGGCTGTGAAGGCGGATGTTTCCGTAACTGCAGAGGTGGAAGGTCTTTTTGCCGCAGCTGTCAAAAAATTTGGCAGGATCGACATCCTTGTCAATAATGCCGGAATAACCCGGGATGGCCTTCTGCTCAGAATGAAAGATGATGACTGGAATGCCGTGCTCGACATCAACCTTAAAGGCGCCTTCAACTGTACCCGTGAGGCCGCCAAATACATGACCAAAGCCAGGTATGGTCGGATCGTCAATATCAGCTCGGTGGTGGGCGAAATGGGCAATGCCGGGCAGGTCAACTACTGTGCCAGCAAGGCAGGCATGTTCGGCCTGACAAAAGCCACTGCCCGCGAACTGGCAAAACGTAACATTACCGTCAATGCAGTGGCTCCAGGGTTTATCGAGACAGATATGACCGGAACCCTTTCGGATAAAGTACGGGAAAACCTGCTGCAGCAGGTTCCGTTGGAGCGGCTTGGCCAACCCGAAGATATTGCTGCAGCAGTTTCATTCCTTGTCTCAACTCAGGCAAGTTACATTACCGGCCATATTCTGTCGGTCAACGGCGGCATGTATATGTAG
- a CDS encoding DNA internalization-related competence protein ComEC/Rec2, which produces MKGRPLFIPLASIIAGILSAGLYSLFVPQGILLPLLLLSLFAVFLPKKYPYLLTISLLFFCWGNLSLKDLLHPDFQKNHIARFVSDEPVTLEGVVDSRPEARAAGSRLHLEAERLYRAGGSVPVTGRVLLYVGEGRPDVFTGDRVRVVSRLHRPRNYGLPGEFNFVRNLALKGIFATAFASRADDVVLVMANVSHPLQRFIDQTAAGMGSFIVKAVPSVEGGILRALLIGERGYTPPYIETAYANTGVNHILSISGFHVGIIALFVFHLLLGVCRNFQCLTLNFNLRKSLLIITLPLIIFYLLLSGTAPATARSVIMIAAFVFALAVEREVEPVNSLLLAAMVILAVTPGALFDISFQLSFVALWGIIILTPIFMLPFARFASGTISYKLLLFLMASLAAITGTLFPVAFYFHRVSFTGLISNLIVVPLMGYGAVVLGFMALPFIFLFPFVARMLLVAAAFPVKIANSFVLLVSNIPALPLLNPDYFDLFLFYLLLLVLTFVSSRKFQIAFCIVTTVAIAGNALFFKGPDKGLLQITFFSLGQGESTLISFPGGKTMLIDGGGSAREGGINVGERLLAPALWALGVTTVDYMVLTHAHPDHIQGLLYIADNFKVGEFWENRPAMDDSENYRNLRAIIDKRKIPVREIHASDHQVDIGGARLEFLWPEADNSNQYPDLNQRSLVFRLVYGKGAVLFTGDIGMEVEKRLFAHKGQQSNVLKVPHHGSRYSSSPEFLHWASPEIALISAGYGNSFHLPAEQTLARLKEKHVEVYRTDLNGTIRLTYDKGKGKFIAHRQNWHFN; this is translated from the coding sequence GTGAAAGGAAGACCACTTTTCATTCCCCTTGCCTCCATTATTGCCGGCATTCTGTCGGCAGGTCTTTACTCTTTATTTGTCCCGCAAGGAATCCTGCTACCCCTTCTGCTTTTATCCCTTTTTGCCGTCTTTCTGCCGAAAAAGTACCCATATCTCCTGACCATTTCTCTTCTGTTCTTTTGCTGGGGGAATCTTTCCCTAAAAGACCTGCTGCACCCTGACTTTCAAAAAAATCATATTGCCAGGTTTGTTTCCGATGAACCTGTGACTCTGGAAGGTGTCGTTGACAGCCGTCCGGAGGCCAGGGCAGCGGGATCACGGCTCCACCTTGAGGCTGAGCGCCTGTATCGGGCTGGTGGTTCCGTTCCAGTGACCGGCAGGGTTTTGTTGTATGTGGGGGAGGGGCGTCCTGATGTATTCACAGGAGACCGGGTAAGAGTTGTTTCACGTCTCCATAGACCCCGGAATTATGGCTTGCCGGGCGAATTCAATTTTGTTCGCAACCTTGCCCTGAAAGGTATCTTTGCCACCGCATTCGCAAGCCGTGCCGACGATGTGGTGCTGGTCATGGCCAATGTCAGCCATCCGCTGCAGCGTTTCATCGATCAAACGGCAGCGGGCATGGGCAGTTTTATCGTTAAGGCCGTGCCCTCGGTAGAAGGTGGCATTCTCAGAGCTCTTCTCATTGGGGAGCGAGGCTATACTCCACCATATATTGAGACTGCCTATGCCAATACCGGGGTCAATCACATCCTGTCAATCTCAGGTTTTCACGTGGGAATCATCGCCCTGTTTGTATTTCACCTCCTGTTGGGCGTTTGTCGAAACTTCCAATGTTTAACCCTCAATTTTAATCTGCGCAAAAGCCTCCTTATCATTACCCTGCCTCTCATTATCTTTTATCTGTTGCTCTCCGGGACGGCCCCGGCAACTGCCCGCTCCGTTATTATGATAGCCGCATTTGTTTTTGCCCTCGCTGTCGAGCGTGAGGTGGAGCCGGTGAACAGTCTGCTGCTGGCCGCAATGGTTATTCTTGCCGTTACGCCAGGCGCTCTTTTCGATATTTCCTTTCAATTGTCATTTGTCGCCCTGTGGGGAATCATCATTCTAACCCCCATTTTCATGCTGCCTTTTGCTAGATTTGCCAGCGGCACGATTTCGTATAAACTGCTGCTCTTTCTGATGGCTTCACTTGCTGCCATCACTGGGACCCTTTTTCCTGTGGCATTTTATTTTCATCGGGTTTCATTCACCGGTCTTATCAGCAACCTGATTGTGGTGCCGCTCATGGGCTATGGTGCTGTCGTACTGGGTTTTATGGCACTTCCGTTCATTTTCCTTTTCCCCTTTGTTGCGAGAATGCTGCTTGTTGCTGCCGCGTTTCCGGTTAAAATAGCCAACTCCTTCGTTCTGCTGGTTTCAAATATTCCAGCGTTGCCCCTTTTAAATCCAGATTACTTCGATCTTTTTTTATTCTATCTCCTGCTTCTGGTGCTGACCTTTGTCTCCTCAAGAAAATTCCAGATTGCCTTTTGCATTGTCACTACTGTTGCCATTGCCGGTAACGCTTTGTTTTTCAAGGGGCCGGATAAGGGGCTCCTGCAGATAACCTTTTTCAGCCTGGGCCAGGGAGAATCCACGTTGATATCATTTCCCGGTGGCAAAACAATGCTGATAGACGGAGGCGGTTCTGCCCGCGAGGGGGGAATCAACGTGGGCGAAAGATTGCTGGCGCCTGCACTGTGGGCACTGGGTGTCACGACCGTAGATTACATGGTGTTGACCCACGCCCACCCAGACCATATTCAAGGACTTCTTTACATTGCCGATAATTTTAAGGTGGGAGAATTCTGGGAGAACAGGCCGGCAATGGACGATAGCGAGAACTACCGCAATCTCAGGGCAATTATCGATAAGCGAAAGATCCCGGTTCGCGAGATCCATGCATCGGACCACCAGGTGGACATAGGAGGTGCGAGGCTTGAGTTTTTGTGGCCAGAAGCTGACAATAGCAACCAGTACCCCGATTTGAACCAGAGATCGCTGGTCTTTCGTCTCGTGTATGGAAAGGGAGCGGTTCTGTTTACCGGTGATATCGGCATGGAAGTGGAGAAGCGACTATTTGCCCATAAGGGTCAGCAGAGCAACGTTCTTAAGGTCCCCCATCATGGGAGCAGATATTCATCTTCCCCTGAATTTCTTCACTGGGCTTCCCCGGAAATTGCCCTGATCTCCGCCGGCTATGGCAACAGCTTTCACCTTCCCGCCGAACAGACGCTGGCGAGGTTGAAGGAGAAGCATGTGGAGGTATACAGAACCGACCTGAACGGGACTATCCGTCTCACATATGACAAAGGTAAAGGAAAGTTTATCGCCCATAGGCAAAACTGGCATTTTAATTGA
- the fabD gene encoding ACP S-malonyltransferase: MSKKAFIFPGQGSQFAGMGKDLADNFKKAALVFEEADDALNFKLSRLCFDGPEEDLRLTANTQPAILTASIAALRVLEEETSLKADFMAGHSLGEYSALVAAGAIKFADAVRTVRARGTFMQEAVPVGVGSMAAILGVEPEVLAEICSEAAQGEVVAPANFNSPGQIVIAGNSGAVNRAIEIAKGKGFRKAMLLPVSAPFHCALMIPAGERLAGVLEPVVVSPLTVPVVTNVEASANSDAGRVKELLVRQVSAPVKWDASVGAMIAAGVDKFVEIGPGKVLAGLVKRIDKSIATSNVQDQESLRALIQEGL; encoded by the coding sequence ATGAGCAAGAAAGCGTTTATCTTTCCCGGCCAGGGGTCTCAATTCGCAGGCATGGGCAAGGATCTTGCCGATAATTTCAAGAAGGCAGCCCTCGTTTTCGAGGAAGCCGACGATGCCCTCAATTTCAAGCTTTCCCGACTCTGTTTTGATGGTCCGGAAGAAGATCTCAGACTTACGGCCAATACTCAACCTGCCATTCTCACTGCAAGCATTGCCGCTCTGAGAGTCCTCGAAGAAGAAACCTCCCTCAAAGCAGATTTTATGGCAGGTCATTCCCTTGGAGAGTATTCGGCACTCGTTGCCGCCGGTGCCATCAAATTTGCCGATGCCGTTCGTACCGTTCGTGCCCGCGGCACTTTCATGCAGGAGGCGGTTCCGGTCGGCGTTGGTTCCATGGCTGCAATCCTGGGCGTAGAACCCGAAGTGTTGGCTGAAATATGTTCAGAGGCAGCACAGGGTGAAGTGGTTGCGCCAGCTAATTTCAACTCCCCCGGCCAGATTGTCATAGCCGGTAACAGCGGCGCCGTCAACAGAGCCATAGAGATTGCCAAAGGGAAAGGATTCAGAAAGGCGATGCTGCTTCCCGTAAGCGCACCCTTCCATTGTGCTCTCATGATACCAGCCGGTGAACGCCTTGCCGGTGTATTGGAGCCTGTTGTTGTTTCACCGTTGACTGTTCCCGTCGTAACCAATGTTGAGGCATCGGCCAATAGTGATGCCGGAAGGGTGAAGGAGCTCCTGGTCAGACAGGTGAGTGCCCCCGTCAAATGGGACGCATCCGTAGGGGCTATGATTGCCGCCGGCGTCGACAAATTTGTCGAAATCGGACCGGGCAAAGTGCTGGCTGGCTTGGTAAAACGGATCGACAAGAGCATTGCTACATCCAATGTGCAGGATCAGGAGAGCCTCAGGGCTTTGATCCAGGAGGGCTTATGA